One window of the Anopheles cruzii chromosome 2, idAnoCruzAS_RS32_06, whole genome shotgun sequence genome contains the following:
- the LOC128279162 gene encoding unconventional prefoldin RPB5 interactor-like protein, whose protein sequence is MERSVPTGSIPNHQYLYGKTYADALKSNDEETARWTAYRQEHVELKENIRMYQQSPRTDILIPVGSKALLPGQLYHTGELLVSHGNGYFSECSSEQAQSIADRRIRVANDMLQKYERERMLHSDKLDAPFVREAFADGGGQEILEVYDEAAEKRWREEHRHRVREHKQREARERAETESTTKNEDGDEDLLRHLEEMELLEELEHEIDQLDIAPDDPANEQLQRLMQGEISLNEKPRIAHQDTSQDNDTEQQSNGIKEQEEEIETTDDESTGSREDDKQDEDNDENLTAEFQRLLDDTKNCGEEEKINIFRAKLREVRQQLYANSISIVEKVDLYQLHEEIEEALDFLQLPSEEDGAIAEVRDEPELEAPATKRKSKKIKFAEHDQIKLIDGRNSSVSESGESTINGTEKTLFLPIVHSPDTLPEAYRAHGTGSTEEILSPADIYRLFEMETEVKVPSTVGHRKSILKNKQISQQETKQENPVVPKSNRASRPLSKVTPSVAIIGEIVEHDDAVTDTKEPPPESDPKRRTNKKVSRFKQQRQ, encoded by the exons ATGGAACGTTCGGTGCCGACCGGTTCAATTCCGAATCACCAGTATTTGTATGGTAAAACGTATGCCGAT GCCCTTAAAAGTAATGACGAAGAAACGGCGCGCTGGACTGCGTACCGGCAGGAGCACGTGGAGCTGAAAGAAAACATCCGAATGTACCAGCAGTCGCCTCGAACGGACATACTTATACCGGTGGGCTCTAAAGCCCTGCTACCGGGGCAGCTTTACCACACAGGCGAGCTGTTGGTTAGCCACGGGAACGGATACTTTTCCGAGTGTTCCTCGGAGCAGGCACAGTCCATAGCTGACCGGCGGATTCGAGTGGCGAACGATATGCTGCAAAAGTATGAACGAGAGCGAATGTTGCACAGCGACAAGCTGGATGCGCCATTCGTGCGTGAAGCATtcgccgacggcggcggtcagGAGATACTGGAGGTTTACGATGAGGCAGCAGAGAAACGCTGGCGTGAGgaacaccgtcaccgtgtgCGAGAACACAAGCAACGTGAGGCCAGGGAGCGGGCCGAAACGGAAAGTACAACGAAAAACGAAGACGGTGATGAAGACCTGCTTAGGCATCTGGAAGAAATGGAGCTACTGGAAGAGTTGGAACATGAAATTGACCAGCTAGACATCGCCCCAGACGACCCAGCCAATGAGCAGTTGCAACGGTTGATGCAAGGTGAAATTTCCTTAAATGAAAAACCACGGATTGCACACCAAGATACATCTCAAGACAATGATACAGAACAACAGAGCAACGGTATCAAGGAGCAAGAAgaggaaatcgaaaccacggACGACGAAAGCACCGGTTCCAGGGAAGATGATAAACAGGATGAAGATAATGATGAAAATTTGACCGCGGAGTTCCAACGGCTGTTGGATGATACGAAAAACTgtggtgaagaagaaaaaatcaacatATTCCGCGCGAAGCTGCGAGAGGTGCGACAGCAACTGTACGCAAACTCAATTTCGATTGTCGAAAAGGTGGACCTCTACCAATTGCACGAAGAGATTGAAGAGGCGCTAGATTTTCTACAGCTCCCTTCCGAAGAGGATGGCGCTATAGCAGAGGTACGGGACGAACCTGAGCTAGAAGCACCCGCtacgaaacgaaaatcaaagaaaatcaaatttgcTGAGCATGATCAGATTAAACTGATCGATGGACGGAACTCGTCCGTCAGCGAAAGTGGCGAATCGACGATCAACGGTACTGAAAAAACGCTCTTTCTGCCCATTGTTCACTCACCCGACACACTGCCAGAAGCGTATCGAGCGCATGGCACGGGAAGTACTGAAGAAATACTGTCGCCGGCGGATATCTACAGGCTgtttgaaatggaaacggaaGTCAAAGTACCGTCTACTGTGGGCCACAGAAAATCGATTCTTAAAAACAAGCAAATTTCCCAACAGGAAACGAAACAGGAAAATCCAGTTGTACCGAAGTCCAATCGAGCGAGTAGACCACTGTCAAAAGTTACGCCCTCCGTGGCCATAATTGGTGAGATAGTGGAGCATGATGATGCCGTCACGGATACGAAGGAACCG